The Arachis hypogaea cultivar Tifrunner chromosome 14, arahy.Tifrunner.gnm2.J5K5, whole genome shotgun sequence genome has a segment encoding these proteins:
- the LOC140178631 gene encoding uncharacterized protein, with protein MTRSLPDPSLATFDPEIERTLTHLRQARRWLAFVDSESGFLEEHSHSLSQTIRDHHSPINEEILYSSAGSIEFSLSAQYNGLLGEDPLKHLKDFQVACATARRHGADEAAVLVFAFPFSLEGKVKEWFYTQTGEDGETLYEYWERFKKLLEACPHHRIDELVLISYFCQGMHHQDKLLLDAASGGSLTKNKTAAEAWEVISDLANSTQHSRARSPQPKVVNEVSPSGDAILTKTLGEMTIMLRQLTQGQQITQALINAPPQPQRIEGPPRVCGVCACNTHYTDECPQLQEDTTLALSEETNNEDVGDEVEVMRDEDEGVDKSKEEPPKVKEPKRNTLLEEPLPIPFPTLAKKAKKQEELDPTIVEVFKKVEVTVPLFQVIQQVSRYAKFLKDVCTHKEKLGNLNTRPIDDSISSLLPEKCNDPGPCLVTCLIGGIKFMDCMCDLGACVSIMPLPIYERLNLSPLKRSGARFVLADKSIVSVVGIAKNVLVNIQGLLFPVDFQILETPPIDSNKPSSILLGRPFLKTAHFKLDAHSGVYSFEADGKLVKFTLEEPNKPVLQAYSIFGYDVVEEQVFEDGKEQKEEDVAKRSSSKDHTHHTQPKSAKELEIFLLGEVPK; from the exons ATGACACGGTCACTTCCAGACCCGAGCTTGGCCACTTTTGATccggaaattgaaagaactttaactcatttaaggcaagctcggcgctgGCTAGCTTTTGTGGATAGTGAATCGGGTTTCCTTGAGGAGCACTCCCATTCACTATCACAAACCATCCGTGACCATCATTCTCCAATCAACGAGGAGATTCTATACTCATCTGCGGGGAGTATTGAATTCTCTTTGAGTGCTCAG TACAATGGACTGCTTGGAGAGGATCCCTTGAAGCATCTCAAGGATTTCCAAGTTGCTTGTGCAACCGCAAGAAGACATGGGGCCGACGAAGCTGCAGTGTTGGTCTTCGCCTTTCCTTTCTCTTTGGAGGGAAAAGTGAAGGAGTGGTTTTATACTCAGACGGGTGAA GATGGGGAGACtttgtatgagtattgggagAGATTCAAGAAGTTGCTAGAGGCTTGTCCTCACCATCGGATTGATGAGTTAGTTCTTATCAGTTATTTCTGTCAAGGAATGCATCACCAAGACAAGCTTCTCCTAGATGCCGCGAGTGGAGGTTCATTGACCAAGAACAAGACCGCTGCGGAAGCATGGGAAGTTATATCAGACTTGGCGAACTCCACTCAACACTCAAGGGCGAGGAGCCCACAACCGAAAGTTGTGAATGAAGTTTCTCCCTCCGGAGATGCTATTTTGACCAAGACCCTTGGTGAAATGACAATTATGTTGCGACAACTCACCCAAGGGCAACAAATTACTCAAGCTTTGATAAATGCTCCACCTCAACCTCAAAGGATTGAAGGACCACCAAGGGTATGCGGTGTTTGTGCATGTAACACTCATTACACCGATGAGTGTCCTCAGCTCCAAGAGGACACTACATTGGCG TTGAGTGAGGAGACAAACAATGAAGATGTGGGAGATGAAGTGGAGGTGATGAGGGATGAAGATGAAGGTGTTGataaaagcaaggaagaaccacctAAGGTCAAGGAGCCAAAGAGAAATACTTTGCTTGAAGAGCCTTTGCCCATTCCATTCCCAACTTTAGCCAAAAAGGCCAAGAAACAAGAAGAGCTTGACCCCACTATAGTGGAAGTTTTCAAGAAGGTTGAAGTCACCGTCCCTCTCTTCCAAGTAATTCAACAAGTGTCAAGATATGCCAAGTTCCTTAAAGATGTTTGCACTCACAAAGAAAAGCTTGGCAACCTCAACACAAGGCCGATAGATGATTCTATCTCCTCCTTACTTCCTGAAAAATGCAATGATCCCGGCCCATGTTTGGTCACTTGCTTGATTGGCGGAATTAAATTCATGGACTGTATGTGTGATCTGGGGgcgtgcgtgagtattatgccacTCCCCATTTATGAAAGATTGAACTTGTCACCCTTAAAGAGGTCCGGAGCGAGGTTTGTGCTAGCCGACAAGAGTATTGTGTCCGTTGTTGGGATTGCCAAAAATGTCCTAGTCAATATTCAAGGATTGCTCTTTCcagttgattttcaaattttggaGACACCTCCCATTGACTCAAACAAGCCATCATCCATACTccttggaaggccattcttaaAGACAGCCCATTTCAAGCTAGATGCACATTCGGGAGTCTATTCTTTTGAGGCGGATGGCAAGTTAGTCAAGTTCACCTTGGAGGAGCCCAACAAGCCTGTTCTTCAAGCGTATTCTATTTTTGGCTACGACGTAGTTGAAGAGCAAGTCTTTGAAGATGGAAAAGAGCAAAAAGAAGAGGATGTTGCCAAGAGATCAAGTTCAAAGGATCATACTCATCACACTCAACCCAAAAGTGCCAAGGAGTTGGAGATCTTCCTCCTTGGTGAAGTTCCCAAGTGA